One window from the genome of Pseudomonas frederiksbergensis encodes:
- a CDS encoding substrate-binding domain-containing protein: protein MRLCVVFFLGLWLPCVAWSSRLPIPDHGPALRLQGSNTIGAALAPALVRGLMEDQGLLKVSTEITGRDNEQRIVGQTADGQRVTIDIAAHGSSTGFIALKQANADLAASSRPIKDSELKELAALGDLKSPASEQVIAIDGLAIILHPQNPLRQLDTVQLARIFSGEAKTWESVGGVGGPIHLYARDEQSGTYDTFKELVLNRQGKKLDPTARRFESSEQLSDAVSQDPQGIGFIGLPYVRQAKPLAIVDGASQPMLPLNNLIATEDYPLSRRLFFYLPTLQANPWAEALVDFTQGEQGQAIVAANGFIAQTVQAMAVVPNALMPEGYQALSRHAQRLTVNFRFEEGSASLDSKAQQDLGRVLDYIKQHGKADRRVTLVGFGDLKDDPARADLLSRLRAMAVRRELVKYGVTLREVRGFGALMPVAANSEDEGRVRNRRVEVWVY, encoded by the coding sequence ATGCGGCTGTGCGTTGTGTTTTTCCTCGGCCTCTGGCTGCCATGCGTGGCATGGAGCAGCCGTCTGCCCATTCCTGATCACGGCCCTGCCCTGCGCCTCCAGGGTTCCAACACCATCGGCGCGGCGTTGGCGCCGGCCCTCGTCCGCGGGCTGATGGAAGACCAGGGGTTGCTCAAGGTCAGCACCGAAATCACCGGTCGCGACAACGAGCAACGCATTGTCGGGCAAACCGCAGACGGCCAGCGAGTCACCATCGACATCGCCGCCCACGGCTCCAGCACCGGGTTCATCGCCCTCAAGCAAGCCAACGCCGACCTGGCCGCGTCTTCCCGGCCGATCAAGGACAGCGAACTGAAGGAACTGGCGGCCCTTGGCGATCTGAAAAGTCCTGCATCCGAGCAAGTCATCGCCATCGACGGCCTGGCGATCATCCTCCACCCGCAAAACCCACTGCGTCAGCTCGATACCGTGCAACTGGCGCGCATTTTCAGCGGCGAGGCCAAGACCTGGGAATCCGTGGGTGGCGTCGGCGGGCCGATTCATTTGTACGCGCGGGATGAGCAATCCGGAACCTACGATACCTTCAAGGAACTGGTACTCAACCGACAAGGCAAAAAGCTGGATCCTACAGCCAGGCGCTTCGAATCCAGCGAGCAATTGTCGGACGCTGTCAGCCAGGACCCACAGGGCATCGGTTTTATCGGTTTGCCCTATGTGCGACAAGCCAAGCCCCTGGCGATTGTCGACGGTGCCTCCCAGCCCATGTTGCCGCTGAACAACCTGATCGCCACCGAGGACTATCCCCTGTCCCGGCGCTTGTTCTTTTACTTACCCACGCTGCAAGCCAATCCCTGGGCCGAAGCTCTGGTGGACTTCACCCAAGGTGAACAGGGCCAGGCCATCGTTGCAGCGAACGGCTTCATCGCCCAGACCGTACAGGCCATGGCTGTCGTCCCCAACGCACTGATGCCGGAGGGGTACCAGGCCCTGAGCCGCCATGCCCAGCGCCTGACTGTGAATTTCCGTTTCGAAGAAGGCAGCGCCAGCCTCGACAGCAAGGCCCAACAAGACCTGGGCCGCGTGCTTGACTACATCAAGCAGCACGGCAAGGCCGACCGACGCGTGACCCTCGTAGGGTTCGGCGACCTCAAGGACGACCCGGCGCGAGCCGACCTGTTGTCCAGGCTGCGGGCCATGGCGGTGCGGCGCGAACTGGTCAAATACGGCGTGACGTTGCGCGAGGTACGCGGGTTTGGCGCGTTGATGCCGGTGGCGGCCAATAGTGAGGATGAAGGAAGGGTTCGCAATCGGCGGGTGGAGGTTTGGGTTTATTAG
- a CDS encoding DUF6124 family protein, with protein sequence MFKATPNPPDNDPADSEALDKAAADRALDYYLKPTSSKPQTDPSQLFTLINGIDTESLLANLSETLASANAMINDLAFDLDGSRRHVALGILQLIELGGLLANRALDNVDPR encoded by the coding sequence ATGTTCAAAGCAACCCCAAACCCGCCGGACAACGATCCAGCCGACTCGGAAGCACTCGACAAAGCGGCGGCAGACCGCGCCCTCGATTACTACCTGAAACCCACATCCAGCAAACCGCAAACCGACCCAAGCCAGCTCTTCACCCTCATCAACGGCATCGACACCGAGTCCCTGCTCGCCAATCTCAGCGAAACCCTGGCCTCGGCCAACGCGATGATCAATGACCTGGCCTTCGACCTGGACGGCTCGCGCCGGCACGTGGCCCTGGGCATCCTGCAACTGATCGAACTGGGCGGACTGCTGGCGAATCGAGCGCTGGATAACGTCGACCCGCGCTAG
- a CDS encoding alpha/beta fold hydrolase produces the protein MLVLWVVLAVFIAWSWLTYPGIGHVLYDLGMALEARLYRLHKITVPISEMTVSTWQGGPYEASGSILMLHGYSADKNLWLRFARPFVNRYRVIIPDLAGHGETGFKAGGGYDIPTQARRVVELLDACGLDKVHVIGNSMGGYLAAWLAATAPERVLTLALIDPAGVTAPEPSDMERHLAAGHNPFLVHSRDDFAPFYAMTMASPPWLPSVVLAALAQRYEQRREELAEIFVDLRASPPMEPRLGDIRAPSLLLWGRKDRLIDVSSVPVWSKGIADLRVEIWDGVGHMPMVEKPGKTAALYRDFLEGLGQ, from the coding sequence ATGCTGGTGTTGTGGGTAGTGCTCGCCGTGTTCATCGCCTGGAGCTGGTTGACGTATCCAGGCATCGGCCACGTGCTGTATGACTTGGGCATGGCTCTGGAGGCGCGCCTGTATCGGCTGCACAAAATCACCGTGCCCATCAGCGAAATGACCGTGTCCACCTGGCAAGGCGGGCCCTATGAAGCATCCGGCAGCATCCTGATGCTGCACGGCTACAGCGCCGACAAGAACCTGTGGCTGCGCTTCGCCCGACCTTTCGTCAACCGCTACCGGGTGATCATCCCGGACTTGGCCGGCCATGGCGAAACCGGCTTCAAGGCTGGTGGCGGCTACGACATCCCGACCCAGGCCCGGCGCGTGGTCGAATTGCTCGATGCCTGCGGCCTGGACAAGGTCCATGTGATCGGCAACTCCATGGGCGGCTACCTCGCGGCGTGGCTGGCGGCGACTGCGCCTGAACGGGTGCTGACCCTGGCGCTGATCGACCCGGCCGGCGTCACGGCCCCCGAGCCCAGCGACATGGAACGTCACCTGGCCGCCGGCCACAACCCGTTCCTGGTTCATTCACGGGATGATTTCGCGCCGTTCTACGCCATGACCATGGCTTCCCCGCCCTGGCTGCCCAGCGTCGTACTCGCCGCACTGGCCCAACGCTACGAGCAGCGCCGGGAGGAGTTGGCGGAGATCTTCGTCGACTTGCGCGCCAGCCCGCCGATGGAGCCTCGCCTGGGGGATATCCGGGCGCCGTCGTTGTTGCTCTGGGGGCGCAAGGATCGGCTGATCGACGTCAGCAGCGTGCCGGTCTGGAGCAAGGGCATCGCCGACCTGCGCGTGGAAATCTGGGACGGGGTCGGCCACATGCCGATGGTTGAAAAACCCGGCAAGACCGCGGCGCTGTATCGGGACTTCCTCGAGGGTTTGGGACAGTAA
- a CDS encoding lipocalin-like domain-containing protein, producing MKIRVGLMLLALLGGCDNASPPDKGFAGLGTEAVAFTPVVPGRVFSFPADHGAHEGFRIEWWYVTANLKDAEGRDFGVQWTLFRSALDAAPQASGWRNQTIWLGHAAVTSATVHHAAERYARGGVGQAGVRTTPFDAWIDDWRFGTQAVGPDPLADMQLKARGPHFSYDLRLTSTRPLVLQGDQGFSQKSEQGQASYYYSQPFFQAAGALEIDGRRYQVSGPAWLDREWSSQPLTENQTGWDWFSLHLENGDHVMLYRMRHKDGEPYLTGTWIDARGQARTLDARAISLTPLDTAEVAGRSMPVRWSIKIPARQLDVTTRALNPDAWMNLRIPYWEGPVQLSGSHGGNGYLEMTGY from the coding sequence ATGAAGATTAGAGTTGGCCTGATGCTGCTGGCGCTGCTCGGCGGCTGTGACAACGCATCGCCACCGGACAAGGGCTTTGCCGGCCTGGGCACCGAGGCTGTCGCGTTCACGCCGGTGGTGCCCGGGCGCGTGTTCAGCTTTCCAGCCGATCACGGTGCCCACGAAGGCTTCCGCATCGAGTGGTGGTACGTCACTGCCAATCTCAAGGACGCCGAGGGCCGGGATTTCGGCGTGCAATGGACGCTGTTCCGCAGCGCCCTGGATGCCGCGCCCCAGGCCAGCGGTTGGCGCAACCAGACGATCTGGCTCGGCCACGCCGCCGTCACGTCCGCCACCGTCCATCATGCCGCCGAGCGCTACGCCCGGGGCGGAGTCGGGCAGGCCGGCGTGCGCACCACGCCCTTCGATGCCTGGATCGACGATTGGCGCTTCGGCACTCAAGCCGTTGGCCCGGACCCGCTCGCGGACATGCAGTTGAAGGCGCGCGGGCCACACTTCAGCTACGACTTGCGGCTGACTTCGACCCGGCCGTTGGTGCTGCAAGGGGATCAGGGTTTCAGTCAGAAATCCGAACAAGGCCAGGCCTCGTACTACTACAGCCAACCGTTTTTCCAGGCGGCTGGTGCCCTTGAAATCGATGGCCGGCGCTATCAAGTCAGCGGCCCGGCCTGGCTCGACCGTGAATGGAGCAGCCAGCCCCTGACGGAAAACCAGACCGGTTGGGATTGGTTTTCCTTGCACTTGGAAAACGGCGATCACGTCATGCTTTATCGCATGCGCCACAAGGACGGCGAGCCTTACCTCACGGGCACCTGGATCGATGCCCGGGGCCAGGCGAGGACACTGGACGCCAGGGCAATCAGCCTCACGCCGCTGGACACCGCCGAGGTAGCCGGACGATCGATGCCGGTGCGCTGGTCCATCAAGATTCCCGCCAGGCAACTCGATGTCACCACGCGGGCCCTCAATCCCGATGCCTGGATGAACCTGCGCATCCCGTATTGGGAAGGGCCGGTGCAACTGAGCGGCAGCCATGGCGGCAATGGCTATCTGGAAATGACCGGGTATTGA
- a CDS encoding M20/M25/M40 family metallo-hydrolase: MTVTARRSRLAVSLGLSLALGAFAPAAFAQPHQQVLTHAEQYKGEALKLLERLVNIDSGSGYVPGLTQVGDIAIDELHKLGATIEKVPNSDGTQHVLATFKGTGKAKILLMAHMDTVFKEGSAAERPFHIKDGRAYGPGVMDDKGGIVAGIYALKVLKNLDFKNYAQITFLLDASEETGSDVATDLIKKTAKAHDVTLNLEPGRPADGLVVWRKGSATALVEVKGKAAHAGVAPELGRNAAMEAAHQILQLGKLGDAEKKTTINFTVLKAGDRTNVIPDQATAKADVRAAVPEEFDRIEKDLARVSKDKLIAETEVTTSLQRGLPPMPQTKESDRLMAMAQGIYGELGRKLTEEGSGGAADASLSAGVGTPTLDGFGIVGGNIHTPQEYAEVESMVPRIYLLSRMIMELAGR; encoded by the coding sequence ATGACCGTTACCGCTCGTCGCTCCCGTCTCGCCGTCAGTCTTGGCCTGAGCCTGGCCCTTGGCGCTTTCGCCCCCGCTGCCTTCGCGCAACCCCATCAGCAAGTCTTGACCCATGCCGAACAGTACAAGGGCGAGGCCCTGAAACTGCTGGAACGGCTGGTGAACATCGACTCCGGTTCCGGTTATGTGCCGGGGCTGACCCAGGTCGGCGACATTGCCATTGATGAGTTGCACAAGCTCGGCGCCACTATCGAGAAAGTGCCGAATTCGGACGGCACCCAGCATGTCCTGGCGACATTCAAGGGCACCGGCAAGGCGAAGATCCTGCTGATGGCCCACATGGACACGGTGTTCAAGGAAGGCTCCGCCGCCGAGCGGCCTTTTCATATCAAGGATGGCCGGGCCTACGGGCCGGGTGTGATGGACGACAAGGGCGGTATCGTCGCCGGGATCTATGCATTGAAAGTGCTAAAGAACCTGGACTTCAAGAACTACGCGCAGATCACGTTCCTGCTCGACGCCAGCGAAGAAACCGGCTCGGACGTCGCCACCGACCTGATCAAGAAAACCGCCAAGGCCCATGACGTGACCCTCAACCTTGAACCGGGTCGTCCGGCGGACGGTTTGGTGGTGTGGCGCAAGGGCAGCGCAACCGCCCTGGTGGAGGTCAAGGGCAAGGCGGCCCACGCCGGTGTGGCGCCGGAGCTGGGGCGCAACGCCGCGATGGAAGCGGCGCACCAGATCCTGCAACTGGGCAAGCTCGGCGACGCGGAGAAGAAAACCACCATCAACTTCACCGTGCTGAAGGCCGGCGATCGGACCAATGTGATTCCTGACCAGGCAACGGCGAAGGCCGACGTGCGCGCAGCGGTGCCGGAGGAGTTCGATCGCATCGAAAAAGATCTCGCCCGAGTCTCGAAGGACAAACTGATCGCCGAGACCGAAGTCACCACCAGCCTGCAGCGCGGTTTGCCGCCGATGCCGCAGACGAAGGAGTCGGATCGATTGATGGCGATGGCCCAGGGCATCTATGGCGAACTGGGGCGCAAACTCACCGAAGAGGGCAGCGGCGGGGCGGCGGATGCCAGCCTCTCGGCTGGGGTTGGCACACCGACATTGGATGGTTTTGGCATCGTCGGCGGCAATATTCATACGCCGCAGGAATACGCCGAGGTCGAGAGCATGGTGCCGAGGATTTATCTGCTGTCGCGGATGATTATGGAATTGGCGGGGCGGTAG
- a CDS encoding diguanylate cyclase, with amino-acid sequence MQKTGKKGLSLARRLYTSRILGLALGLLLVSAAVYPLDPAPWVWGLLLFNGLLWPHLSYQWARRSAVPYHAEHRNLLIDALLGGFWVAAMQFNPLPTAVTLAMMSMNNVAIGGLRFLLAGALAQVAGIALGSVVFPLTSVPMTSPTQLYACLPLLCLYPLALGWICFRQAYTLGRQKRELLALSRTDSLTGLLNHGAWKDRLNEEFQRCLRHPPDEALGAIALIDIDHFKAINDTYGHGAGDVVLRQLGKLLRQNLRAADIVGRYGGDEFCVILPDLTLHKAVQAMDGLRERFATLAYEQDPALKVSLSIGLAAFNPAYGDATAWFNDADQLLYEAKSSGRNRVVCQRHLPKLEASTV; translated from the coding sequence ATGCAAAAAACCGGAAAAAAGGGACTCTCGCTGGCCAGGAGGCTATACACATCGCGCATCCTGGGCCTGGCGTTGGGGTTGCTGCTGGTCAGTGCCGCCGTCTATCCCCTTGACCCGGCGCCCTGGGTCTGGGGCTTGTTGCTGTTCAATGGCCTGCTCTGGCCACACCTCTCTTATCAATGGGCCCGTCGTTCGGCGGTGCCGTACCACGCTGAACACCGCAACCTGTTGATCGACGCGTTGCTCGGCGGATTCTGGGTCGCGGCGATGCAGTTCAATCCGCTGCCTACGGCCGTCACGTTGGCGATGATGTCGATGAACAACGTCGCGATTGGCGGCCTGCGTTTCCTGCTGGCCGGCGCGCTGGCCCAAGTGGCTGGCATTGCATTGGGGAGCGTGGTCTTCCCCTTGACCAGCGTGCCCATGACCAGCCCGACGCAGCTCTATGCCTGTCTGCCGCTGCTGTGCCTTTATCCGCTGGCGCTGGGTTGGATCTGCTTTCGCCAGGCCTACACCCTGGGCCGGCAGAAGCGTGAGTTGCTGGCGCTGAGCCGTACCGACAGCCTTACCGGACTGCTCAACCATGGCGCCTGGAAAGATCGACTCAATGAAGAATTCCAGCGCTGCCTGCGCCATCCACCAGACGAGGCCCTGGGCGCGATCGCGCTGATCGACATCGACCATTTCAAAGCCATCAACGACACCTACGGCCACGGCGCCGGTGACGTGGTACTGCGCCAGCTCGGCAAGCTGCTCAGGCAGAATCTGCGGGCTGCCGACATTGTCGGGCGCTACGGTGGCGACGAGTTTTGCGTGATCCTGCCGGACCTGACCTTGCACAAGGCGGTGCAGGCCATGGACGGCTTGCGCGAGCGCTTCGCCACGTTGGCCTACGAGCAGGACCCGGCGTTGAAAGTGAGCCTGAGCATCGGCCTGGCAGCCTTCAACCCGGCTTATGGCGATGCGACGGCATGGTTCAATGACGCCGATCAACTGCTTTATGAAGCCAAGTCCAGTGGGCGCAACCGAGTTGTCTGTCAGCGACATCTGCCAAAGTTGGAGGCGTCGACGGTCTAG
- a CDS encoding ABC transporter permease, with translation MMIFRQTLKALLSHWRRHPVQFFSVLTGLWLATSLLTGVQALNSQARDSYARASQLIGGEPQASLSAPGGGTFAQQWFIDLRRQGWPVSPVLQARVTLLGHEDQRLQLMGIDPVSLPPGSAVAGQAREIGEVVEFFTGTGHTWIAPQTLQALGLKEGDRPRTADGQPLPPLHVQPDMAPGVLLMDIGFAQALLGLPDQLSRLVLPDSYTAVLPEAFNGLLQFKRAEDENNLSRLTESFHLNLDALGFLSFVVGLFIVHAAIGLALEQRRGLLRTLRACGVSARVLISSLVLELGALALVGAMAGVLSGYWLASLLLPDVAASLRGLYGAEVPGQLNLSPWWWLGAIGLGLLGALLAGAQSLLRAARLPLLALANPQAWHQAHARWLRRQGGVALLAALVAASALAWGDSLASGFVLMTALLLGAALALPVLLNGVLNLLLRRSRSVLGQWFVADCRQQLPTLSLALMALLLALAANIGAGSMTAGFRQTFSDWLEQRLTAELYINPQTPTQAAELHDWLSQQPSVTAVLPNWQVSIPLQGWPTDIYGIVDHPSYRQHWPLLEAAGDQAWEQLAGADTLMLSEQLARRLKVRIGDRVTLPTPQGPWRPRIVGIYADYGNPKGHVLINAGHLRAHWPQLTPNRFNLRIEPAAIPRLLTALQARFNLDDNRIVDQARLKGWSTQVFERTFAATAALNSLTLAVAGVALFISLLTQSQSRLSQLAPLWALGITRRQLMLLNLGQTWLLALLTLLLALPLGIALAWCLDAVINVQAFGWRLPLRLFPMQLAQLLGLAMFATLLASAWPLYALYRTQPADLLRTFAHED, from the coding sequence GTGATGATCTTTCGCCAGACGCTCAAGGCGCTGCTCAGTCATTGGCGTCGGCACCCGGTGCAGTTTTTCAGTGTACTGACCGGGCTTTGGCTCGCCACCAGTCTGCTGACCGGTGTGCAGGCGTTGAACAGCCAGGCCCGTGACAGCTACGCCCGCGCCAGCCAACTGATCGGCGGCGAACCCCAGGCCAGCCTGAGTGCTCCCGGCGGCGGCACATTCGCGCAGCAATGGTTCATCGACCTGCGTCGCCAGGGCTGGCCCGTGTCGCCGGTATTGCAGGCGCGAGTGACGCTGTTGGGGCACGAAGACCAACGCCTGCAATTGATGGGCATCGACCCGGTGTCGCTGCCGCCGGGCTCGGCGGTGGCGGGGCAGGCGCGAGAGATTGGCGAGGTGGTGGAGTTCTTCACCGGCACTGGCCACACCTGGATTGCCCCGCAAACATTACAGGCGCTGGGACTGAAGGAAGGCGACAGGCCCCGCACTGCCGATGGCCAGCCTTTGCCGCCCTTGCACGTGCAGCCGGACATGGCCCCCGGCGTGCTGCTGATGGACATCGGTTTTGCTCAGGCACTGCTCGGGTTGCCGGATCAGCTTTCGCGCTTGGTATTGCCTGACAGCTACACCGCTGTCTTGCCGGAGGCCTTCAATGGCTTGCTCCAATTCAAGCGCGCCGAGGATGAAAACAACCTGTCGCGCTTGACCGAGAGCTTCCACTTGAATCTCGACGCCTTGGGGTTTTTATCCTTTGTGGTGGGCCTGTTCATCGTCCACGCCGCCATTGGCCTTGCCCTGGAACAACGTCGCGGTCTGCTGCGAACCCTGCGAGCCTGCGGCGTCAGCGCGCGGGTGCTGATCAGCAGCCTGGTGCTGGAGTTGGGCGCGTTGGCGTTAGTGGGCGCGATGGCCGGCGTGCTCAGTGGGTATTGGTTGGCCAGCCTGCTATTGCCCGACGTCGCGGCGAGCCTTCGAGGTTTGTACGGCGCCGAAGTGCCGGGGCAATTGAACCTCAGCCCTTGGTGGTGGCTGGGCGCAATTGGCCTGGGCTTGCTTGGTGCGCTGTTGGCCGGAGCCCAGAGCCTGTTGCGCGCCGCTCGCCTGCCGCTGCTGGCCCTTGCCAATCCCCAGGCCTGGCACCAGGCCCACGCGCGATGGTTGCGGCGCCAGGGTGGGGTGGCGCTGTTGGCCGCGCTGGTCGCCGCCTCGGCGTTGGCCTGGGGCGACAGCCTGGCGAGCGGTTTTGTCCTGATGACCGCACTGTTGCTAGGCGCGGCCTTGGCCTTGCCGGTGTTGCTCAACGGCGTACTGAATTTACTGTTGCGCCGCAGCCGTTCGGTGCTCGGCCAGTGGTTTGTCGCCGATTGCCGTCAACAATTGCCGACGCTGAGCCTGGCGCTGATGGCCTTGCTCCTGGCGTTGGCGGCGAACATTGGCGCCGGCAGCATGACGGCGGGGTTTCGCCAGACGTTCAGTGACTGGCTCGAACAGCGACTGACCGCCGAGCTGTACATCAACCCGCAAACCCCGACCCAGGCGGCCGAACTGCATGACTGGCTCAGCCAGCAACCCTCCGTCACTGCCGTGTTGCCCAACTGGCAAGTGTCGATCCCGTTGCAAGGTTGGCCGACCGACATCTACGGCATCGTCGATCATCCGTCCTATCGTCAGCATTGGCCTTTGCTGGAGGCCGCAGGGGATCAAGCGTGGGAACAACTGGCCGGTGCAGACACGCTGATGCTCAGCGAGCAACTGGCCCGGCGCCTGAAGGTGCGGATCGGCGATCGAGTGACCCTGCCGACTCCGCAAGGTCCTTGGAGGCCTCGCATCGTCGGGATTTATGCCGACTACGGCAACCCCAAGGGCCATGTACTGATCAATGCCGGACATCTGCGCGCGCACTGGCCGCAGTTGACACCGAATCGCTTCAACCTGCGCATCGAGCCGGCGGCGATTCCCCGATTGCTGACGGCGTTGCAGGCGCGCTTCAACCTCGATGACAACCGGATCGTCGACCAGGCGCGGCTCAAGGGATGGTCAACCCAGGTGTTCGAACGCACTTTTGCCGCCACGGCGGCACTCAACAGCCTGACCCTGGCGGTGGCGGGCGTCGCGTTGTTCATCAGCCTGCTGACCCAGAGCCAGAGTCGCCTCAGCCAGTTGGCGCCGCTATGGGCATTGGGGATAACGCGGCGACAGTTGATGCTGCTCAACCTCGGCCAGACCTGGCTGCTGGCGCTGTTGACGCTGCTGCTGGCCTTGCCGCTGGGCATCGCCCTGGCTTGGTGCCTGGACGCAGTCATCAACGTGCAGGCCTTTGGCTGGCGCCTGCCATTACGGCTTTTTCCGATGCAGTTGGCGCAGTTGCTGGGCCTGGCAATGTTCGCCACGCTGCTGGCATCGGCCTGGCCGCTGTACGCGTTGTACCGTACGCAACCGGCGGATTTGCTGAGGACGTTCGCCCATGAAGATTAG
- a CDS encoding VOC family protein gives MSFVSPDLIRQRFSRAMSDMYRDEVPLYGALMSLVEQTNAQVLTNDPSLAEHLRSTGELQRLDMERHGAIRVGTATELAMLGRLFAVMGMQPVGYYDLTPAGVPVHSTAFRAVHETSLQISPFRVFTSLLRLELIENSELRTFAEAVLAKRQIFTPGALELIELAERQGGLTQSQADEFVLQALETFRWHHSATVTAEQYRQLSAQHRLIADVVAFKGPHINHLTPRTLDIDIVQAQMPVHGITPKAVVEGPPRRQCPILLRQTSFKALDEPVAFTDQHQSQGSHSARFGEIEQRGAALTPKGRALYDQLLNAARDALGEFPNEANAERYNALMAEHFAQFPDDHEALRRQALAYFRYFVTPAGLAAKGTLEQPISLERLLEQRYLRAEPLVYEDFLPVSAAGIFQSNLGDAAQSHYAGQSNRQAFEAALERPTIDELALYAETQKRSIDECLSALDARKIAQE, from the coding sequence ATGAGCTTCGTCAGCCCCGACTTGATCCGCCAACGCTTTTCCAGGGCGATGTCCGACATGTACCGCGACGAGGTGCCGCTGTATGGCGCATTGATGAGCCTGGTTGAGCAAACCAACGCCCAGGTCCTGACCAACGATCCATCGCTGGCCGAGCACCTGCGCAGCACCGGTGAACTCCAGCGCCTGGACATGGAGCGCCATGGCGCGATCCGCGTCGGGACCGCCACCGAACTGGCGATGCTGGGCCGACTGTTTGCGGTGATGGGCATGCAACCGGTGGGCTATTACGACCTGACACCAGCCGGGGTCCCGGTGCATTCGACGGCTTTTCGCGCCGTGCATGAAACGTCGCTGCAGATAAGCCCGTTCCGGGTATTTACCTCGCTGCTGCGCCTGGAGCTGATCGAAAACAGCGAACTGCGGACCTTTGCCGAGGCGGTGCTGGCCAAGCGTCAGATCTTTACCCCGGGCGCTCTCGAACTGATTGAACTGGCCGAACGCCAGGGCGGCCTGACGCAATCCCAGGCTGACGAGTTTGTATTGCAAGCGCTGGAAACCTTTCGCTGGCACCACAGCGCCACCGTCACCGCCGAGCAATATCGACAACTGAGCGCCCAGCATCGCCTGATCGCCGACGTGGTGGCGTTCAAGGGGCCGCACATCAACCACCTGACGCCGCGTACCCTGGACATCGATATCGTGCAGGCCCAGATGCCGGTGCATGGCATCACACCCAAAGCGGTGGTCGAGGGCCCGCCTCGTCGCCAGTGCCCTATCCTGCTGCGCCAGACCAGTTTCAAGGCGCTCGACGAGCCCGTCGCGTTCACTGACCAACACCAATCCCAGGGCAGCCACAGCGCCCGCTTCGGGGAAATCGAACAACGAGGCGCGGCCCTCACGCCAAAAGGACGGGCCCTCTACGATCAGTTGCTGAACGCAGCGCGCGATGCCCTGGGCGAATTTCCCAACGAAGCCAATGCCGAACGCTACAACGCGTTGATGGCAGAGCACTTTGCCCAGTTCCCGGATGACCACGAAGCGCTGCGCCGGCAAGCGCTGGCCTACTTCCGCTATTTCGTGACACCGGCGGGGCTTGCCGCCAAAGGCACGCTGGAACAGCCGATCTCGCTGGAGCGCTTGCTGGAACAGCGCTATTTGCGCGCCGAACCGCTGGTCTACGAAGATTTCCTGCCGGTCAGCGCCGCCGGGATATTCCAGTCGAACCTGGGCGATGCCGCCCAGAGCCACTATGCCGGGCAATCCAATCGACAGGCGTTCGAAGCAGCGCTGGAACGGCCGACCATCGATGAACTGGCGCTGTACGCCGAGACGCAAAAGCGCTCCATCGACGAATGCCTGTCGGCATTGGACGCTCGGAAAATAGCCCAAGAATAG
- a CDS encoding Hcp family type VI secretion system effector produces the protein MATPAYMSIEGTKQGLITAGAFTADSVGNTYQEGHEDQVMVQGFQHQVTIPRDPQSGQPTGQRIHKPLVITKVFDKASPLLQAALTSGERLTKVEIQWYRTSAAGTQEHYYTTTLEDAIIVDMKDYMLNCQDPGNSHFTHLEDVHFTYRKITWTHEVSGTSGSDDWRTPVAG, from the coding sequence TTGGCTACCCCCGCTTACATGTCCATCGAAGGCACCAAACAAGGTCTGATCACCGCAGGCGCGTTCACCGCTGACTCGGTAGGCAACACCTATCAGGAAGGTCATGAAGACCAGGTCATGGTGCAGGGCTTCCAGCACCAGGTGACGATTCCCCGCGATCCCCAGTCCGGCCAGCCAACTGGCCAGCGCATACACAAACCCTTGGTCATCACCAAGGTATTCGATAAAGCCTCGCCGTTGCTCCAGGCAGCCCTGACCAGTGGCGAACGCCTGACGAAGGTTGAGATCCAGTGGTATCGCACTTCGGCTGCGGGCACCCAGGAGCACTACTACACCACCACCCTGGAAGACGCGATCATCGTCGATATGAAGGATTACATGCTCAACTGCCAGGACCCTGGCAACAGCCATTTCACTCATCTGGAGGACGTGCACTTCACCTACCGCAAGATCACCTGGACCCACGAAGTGAGCGGTACCTCGGGCTCCGATGACTGGCGTACGCCGGTCGCAGGCTAA